A stretch of the Bartonella henselae str. Houston-1 genome encodes the following:
- a CDS encoding Hsp20 family protein, with translation MTHVTPFSNPFLLGFETIEKTLRRIGKADETYPAYNIERLHKNDDASHIRITLAVAGFKVNNLNILLDDNQLIIHGKQTDSQNHQYLYRGIAARQFQRTFVLVEGMHVTNAELKNGLLSINLYQPKTKKQMKQIPIKVSNKS, from the coding sequence ATGACACATGTGACGCCTTTCTCCAATCCTTTTCTCTTAGGATTTGAAACAATAGAAAAAACATTGCGACGTATTGGTAAAGCTGATGAAACTTATCCCGCTTATAATATTGAGCGTTTACACAAAAATGATGATGCAAGCCATATACGCATAACTTTGGCTGTTGCTGGCTTTAAAGTCAATAATCTCAATATCTTGCTCGATGACAACCAATTGATTATTCATGGTAAACAAACAGACAGTCAAAACCACCAATATCTATATCGTGGTATAGCTGCACGTCAATTCCAACGTACTTTTGTTCTTGTCGAAGGAATGCACGTTACAAATGCCGAGTTGAAAAATGGTCTTTTATCAATTAACTTATACCAGCCAAAAACAAAAAAACAAATGAAGCAAATTCCAATCAAAGTAAGTAATAAGAGTTAA
- the rplT gene encoding 50S ribosomal protein L20, producing the protein MARVKRGVTAHAKHKKVLKQAEGFYGRRKNTIRAAKAAVDRSKQYAYRDRKNRKRTFRALWIQRINAAVRAEGLTYGRFIDGLSKAGIEIDRKVLSDIAIHESAAFSALVASAKKALEYLKDTTPNAFEGAVK; encoded by the coding sequence ATGGCACGTGTAAAAAGAGGTGTTACAGCGCACGCTAAGCACAAAAAAGTTCTTAAACAGGCTGAAGGTTTTTACGGTCGTCGTAAAAATACCATCCGTGCAGCTAAGGCGGCGGTTGATCGTTCAAAGCAGTATGCTTATCGTGATCGTAAAAATAGGAAACGTACTTTCCGTGCTTTATGGATTCAGAGAATCAATGCAGCTGTCCGTGCAGAAGGTTTAACTTATGGACGCTTTATTGATGGTTTATCAAAGGCTGGTATTGAGATTGATCGTAAGGTTCTTTCAGACATAGCAATTCATGAGTCAGCGGCATTTTCTGCTTTAGTAGCTTCTGCAAAGAAAGCTTTGGAATATTTGAAAGATACAACGCCTAATGCTTTTGAAGGCGCTGTCAAGTAA
- the pheT gene encoding phenylalanine--tRNA ligase subunit beta: MKFTLSWLKDHLETDASLDEICDKLTAIGLEVDHVDDRSYLKGFVIAKVLTAIKHPDADKLQILSVDTGADKPVQVICGAPNARAGLVGVLALPGTYVPGLDVTLSVGKIRGIESFGMMCSWAELELSNEHDGIIELPEDVPIGASFAVYAGLDDPVIDIGLTPNRSDCTGVRGIARDLAATGIGRLKELSLPQLGTTFETSLDVSLDFSQSALLCLGFAWCEVRNVQNNASPQWMQQRLNAIGLRPINALVDITNYISFDLGRPLHVFDADKIKGNLRVRCGREGEQLQALNGKVYNLGVKDCVIADEEGVVSIAGIMGGERTSCDETTRRVIIESALWDAQSIAQTGRALGLISDARYRFERGVDPAFMETGLEIATELVLRLCGGEGSKMKIVGYQQPEIRQITFPLSEIKRLTYLEIEHEQTMTILTQLGFDSEGQGNVVVVKVPTWRPDIVGKADLVEEVMRIYGLDKIKPIPLESFMEVKDPVLTVSQLRSRITRFALAGRGMRETVTWSFISEKQALAFGGGQAQLKLVNPISADMSVMRPSLLPGLLVAAQRNADRGFPDFALFEVSNIYEDDTPDKQHRVAGGIRRGTEQFGGAGRFWNGNARAVDVFDAKADALAVLEACGLESGKVQIEVGAPDWYHPGRSGVIKLGSKIILGFFGVFHPATLEKLDISGPLCGFEIFLDRIPEPKKKATKSRSPLKLSSLQMVRRDFAFVVDKMVDSSLIVRAASGADKKLIHSVQVFDVFEDLSLGEEKKSVAIEVALQPIERTLTDEDIEELALKLVENVTRMTGASLRC, from the coding sequence ATGAAATTTACATTGTCTTGGTTGAAAGATCACTTAGAGACAGATGCATCTTTGGATGAAATTTGTGATAAACTAACGGCTATTGGTCTTGAGGTTGATCATGTTGATGATCGTTCTTATTTAAAAGGTTTTGTGATTGCAAAAGTTTTAACGGCAATAAAACATCCTGATGCAGATAAACTACAGATTTTATCGGTAGATACAGGGGCTGATAAACCTGTACAAGTTATTTGCGGGGCACCAAATGCACGTGCTGGACTTGTTGGTGTTCTTGCTTTACCAGGGACTTATGTACCAGGACTTGATGTGACGCTATCGGTAGGCAAAATCCGTGGTATTGAAAGTTTTGGGATGATGTGTTCGTGGGCCGAGCTTGAATTATCAAATGAGCATGATGGAATTATCGAGCTTCCAGAAGATGTGCCTATTGGAGCTTCCTTTGCAGTTTATGCAGGTTTAGATGATCCGGTGATTGATATCGGTTTGACGCCCAATCGTTCTGATTGCACAGGGGTTCGCGGTATTGCCCGTGATCTTGCTGCGACTGGAATTGGTCGGTTAAAAGAACTATCCTTGCCACAATTGGGTACTACCTTTGAAACATCGCTTGATGTTTCTTTAGATTTTTCGCAAAGCGCGTTGTTATGTTTGGGGTTTGCTTGGTGTGAAGTTCGCAATGTTCAAAATAATGCATCGCCACAATGGATGCAACAACGTTTGAACGCCATTGGTTTGAGACCAATTAATGCGTTGGTTGATATAACCAATTACATCAGTTTTGATCTTGGTCGTCCGCTGCATGTTTTTGATGCCGATAAGATTAAAGGTAATTTGCGTGTACGTTGTGGTCGTGAAGGTGAACAGCTTCAGGCGCTTAACGGAAAAGTCTATAATTTAGGTGTTAAAGATTGTGTTATTGCAGATGAAGAGGGTGTTGTTTCGATTGCCGGTATTATGGGTGGTGAAAGAACGAGCTGTGATGAGACGACGCGTCGCGTTATTATTGAGTCGGCACTTTGGGATGCGCAGAGTATTGCGCAGACAGGGCGTGCATTAGGACTTATCAGTGATGCCCGTTATAGGTTTGAACGGGGTGTGGATCCGGCTTTTATGGAAACAGGGCTTGAGATTGCAACAGAGTTGGTCCTACGTCTTTGTGGTGGTGAAGGTTCAAAGATGAAGATTGTGGGTTATCAGCAGCCAGAAATCAGACAGATCACTTTTCCACTTTCTGAAATTAAACGTTTAACATATTTGGAAATAGAACATGAACAAACCATGACTATTTTGACACAGCTAGGATTTGATAGTGAAGGTCAAGGAAATGTGGTTGTGGTTAAAGTACCAACATGGCGTCCTGATATTGTCGGTAAAGCGGATTTGGTGGAAGAGGTAATGAGAATTTATGGGCTGGATAAAATTAAGCCGATACCGTTAGAAAGTTTTATGGAGGTCAAAGATCCAGTTTTAACAGTTTCGCAACTTCGTTCACGTATTACACGTTTCGCCTTAGCGGGGCGTGGTATGAGAGAAACTGTGACTTGGTCTTTTATTTCTGAAAAACAGGCGCTGGCCTTTGGAGGTGGTCAAGCACAGCTTAAATTAGTAAATCCCATTTCTGCTGATATGTCCGTTATGCGTCCCTCTCTTTTGCCTGGTTTGTTGGTGGCTGCACAGCGCAATGCTGACCGTGGTTTTCCAGATTTTGCTTTATTTGAAGTTTCCAACATCTACGAAGACGATACTCCTGATAAGCAACACCGTGTTGCCGGTGGTATTCGCCGTGGAACAGAGCAGTTTGGAGGGGCAGGGCGATTTTGGAATGGGAATGCAAGAGCGGTTGATGTTTTTGATGCCAAAGCAGATGCATTGGCTGTTTTAGAAGCATGCGGTCTAGAGAGTGGCAAAGTTCAAATTGAAGTGGGAGCACCTGATTGGTATCATCCTGGTCGTTCAGGGGTTATAAAGCTTGGATCAAAGATTATTCTTGGTTTTTTTGGTGTTTTTCATCCTGCTACATTGGAGAAATTAGATATCAGTGGTCCTTTATGCGGTTTTGAAATTTTTCTCGATCGGATTCCAGAGCCAAAGAAGAAAGCAACAAAAAGCCGTTCTCCTTTGAAATTATCATCGCTTCAAATGGTGCGGCGTGATTTTGCATTTGTCGTTGATAAAATGGTTGACTCTTCTCTGATTGTTCGTGCTGCCAGTGGAGCGGATAAAAAGCTTATTCATTCGGTACAGGTTTTTGATGTTTTTGAAGATTTAAGCCTTGGTGAAGAGAAAAAATCTGTTGCGATTGAAGTTGCTCTTCAACCCATTGAACGGACTCTCACTGATGAAGATATAGAAGAGCTTGCCTTGAAACTGGTAGAAAATGTCACTAGGATGACGGGTGCAAGTTTGCGCTGTTGA
- the rpmI gene encoding 50S ribosomal protein L35 → MPKMKTKSSAKKRFKITASGKVKVAAAGKRHGMIKRSNKFIRDARGTMVLSEQDAKKVIQHYLPNGL, encoded by the coding sequence ATGCCCAAGATGAAGACCAAATCGTCCGCTAAGAAGCGGTTTAAAATCACTGCGTCAGGTAAAGTTAAAGTGGCAGCTGCAGGTAAACGGCATGGCATGATTAAACGTTCGAATAAATTTATTCGCGATGCTCGTGGAACAATGGTTTTGAGTGAGCAAGATGCTAAAAAAGTTATTCAGCATTATTTGCCAAATGGTTTGTAA
- a CDS encoding metal ABC transporter substrate-binding protein: MNVKTFFIIIWASAIFFTSDFALCAGKFKAVTTFTIIADMARNVAGDVADVESITKPGAEIHEYQPTPRDLMRAQGANLILWNGLELELWFEKFFQNIKDVPSVVVSKGIVPIKIGEGPFSGKPNPHAWMSPTSALIYVDNIRDAFVKYDPEHAPIYKENAEIYKQKIRSTIDPIKTELEAVPQDKRWLVTSEGAFSYLARDFDLKELYLWPINADQQGTPQQVKHVIDMVRKYNIHAVFSESTISPAPAKQVARETGAKYGGVLYVDSLSEKNGEVPTYIDLLRVTSGRISAALLEGVKGQ; this comes from the coding sequence ATGAACGTAAAAACGTTTTTTATCATAATATGGGCAAGTGCTATTTTTTTTACATCCGATTTTGCTTTGTGTGCTGGAAAATTTAAAGCTGTTACAACTTTCACAATCATTGCTGATATGGCGCGCAATGTAGCAGGTGATGTTGCGGATGTTGAATCAATCACAAAACCAGGTGCTGAAATTCACGAATATCAACCAACTCCTCGTGATCTTATGCGCGCACAAGGAGCAAATCTTATTTTGTGGAATGGATTAGAGTTGGAACTTTGGTTTGAAAAGTTTTTTCAAAATATCAAGGATGTTCCAAGTGTCGTTGTTTCAAAAGGTATTGTACCGATTAAAATTGGTGAAGGACCTTTCAGTGGAAAACCTAATCCTCATGCATGGATGTCTCCGACTTCAGCATTGATTTACGTTGATAATATTCGTGACGCTTTTGTAAAATACGATCCTGAACATGCTCCTATTTATAAAGAAAATGCTGAAATTTATAAACAAAAGATTCGCTCAACAATTGATCCGATTAAAACAGAATTAGAAGCGGTGCCGCAAGACAAGCGTTGGCTTGTAACTAGTGAAGGCGCATTTAGCTATTTGGCGCGTGATTTTGATCTGAAAGAACTTTATTTATGGCCCATTAATGCTGATCAGCAAGGAACACCACAACAAGTTAAGCATGTTATTGATATGGTTCGCAAATACAATATCCATGCAGTTTTTTCTGAAAGCACTATTTCTCCTGCTCCTGCTAAACAAGTTGCGAGAGAAACAGGGGCTAAATATGGCGGTGTTCTTTATGTTGACTCGCTGAGTGAGAAAAATGGTGAGGTACCAACCTATATTGATTTATTACGTGTCACAAGTGGGCGTATTAGCGCTGCCTTATTAGAGGGAGTAAAAGGCCAATGA
- the pheS gene encoding phenylalanine--tRNA ligase subunit alpha translates to MSDIERLEQEICLALEMAGDEQALEAVRIAALGKKGSISEKLKALGKMSASERQKVGPVLNGLKNRVLELWTQKRDFLRRQAMDACLTRETVDITLPVRSSPIERGRIHPISQVIEEIIAIYMKMGFSLAEGPDIETDYYNFTALNFPEGHPAREMHDTFFFDVNKTGERKLLRTHTSPVQIRTMEKQKAPIRIIIPGKTYRMDSDATHSPMFHQVEGLVIDKTSTIAHMMWLHETFCKAFFEVSSVKMRFRPSFFPFTEPSMEVDIQCDRSGSEVKFGEGQDWLEILGCGMVHPHVLKNVGLDPDEYQGFAWGMGIDRIAMLKYGMPDLRAFFDADLRWLDHYGFRCFDMHAFFPGLRNV, encoded by the coding sequence ATGAGCGATATTGAGCGTCTTGAACAAGAAATTTGTTTAGCCTTAGAGATGGCTGGTGATGAACAGGCACTTGAAGCTGTGCGTATTGCAGCGTTAGGCAAAAAAGGCAGCATCTCTGAAAAGTTAAAAGCATTAGGAAAGATGAGTGCTAGCGAGCGCCAGAAAGTTGGTCCAGTTCTTAACGGATTAAAAAATCGCGTTTTAGAACTATGGACGCAAAAGCGTGATTTTCTGAGGCGTCAAGCAATGGATGCATGCCTTACTCGTGAAACAGTGGATATCACTTTGCCTGTGCGTTCTTCACCGATAGAACGGGGGCGTATTCATCCGATTTCACAAGTGATTGAAGAAATTATAGCTATTTATATGAAGATGGGTTTTTCTCTTGCAGAAGGACCAGATATTGAAACAGATTATTATAATTTTACGGCATTGAATTTTCCTGAAGGTCATCCAGCACGTGAAATGCATGATACCTTCTTTTTTGATGTTAATAAAACGGGAGAGCGGAAATTATTGCGCACCCATACATCGCCTGTACAAATTCGCACAATGGAAAAGCAGAAAGCACCGATACGTATCATTATTCCTGGAAAAACGTATCGTATGGATTCGGATGCAACACATTCACCCATGTTTCATCAGGTAGAGGGTCTTGTGATTGATAAAACCTCTACTATTGCACATATGATGTGGCTTCATGAGACTTTTTGTAAAGCCTTTTTTGAAGTTTCCTCTGTAAAGATGCGTTTTCGCCCCTCTTTTTTCCCTTTCACTGAACCCTCCATGGAAGTAGATATTCAATGTGATCGTTCTGGTTCAGAAGTGAAATTTGGGGAAGGACAGGATTGGCTGGAAATCTTAGGATGCGGAATGGTTCATCCTCATGTCTTAAAGAATGTTGGTTTAGATCCTGATGAGTATCAGGGTTTTGCATGGGGAATGGGCATAGATCGCATTGCTATGTTGAAATACGGTATGCCTGATTTGCGAGCTTTTTTTGATGCTGATCTGCGTTGGTTAGATCATTATGGCTTTCGTTGCTTTGACATGCATGCTTTTTTTCCTGGTTTAAGAAATGTGTGA
- the nth gene encoding endonuclease III — protein MTHKTIKLSKEKKVAGILYSEDEIEEIFRRFSIQRPTPKSDLIYTNVFTLLIAVVLSAQATDASVNKVTKELFRLADQPEKMVALGEEEIARHIRTVGLWRAKARNIYALCSFLIDHYGGQVPDNREALMALPGVGRKTANVVLNVAFGWPTLAVDTHILRLGNRLGLAPGKTPEIVEEKLLKIIPFRYLRYAHHWLVLHGRYICQARKAQCTRCIIADLCKAAIKTNAIPAPLVEVQGNGAPIFF, from the coding sequence ATGACTCATAAAACAATAAAATTGTCAAAAGAAAAAAAAGTTGCTGGAATATTGTATAGCGAAGACGAAATTGAAGAAATATTTCGCCGTTTTTCTATTCAACGCCCGACTCCTAAAAGTGATCTTATCTATACAAATGTTTTTACTCTTTTAATTGCAGTTGTTCTCTCAGCACAAGCGACAGATGCAAGTGTTAATAAAGTGACAAAAGAATTATTTCGCCTCGCAGATCAACCGGAAAAAATGGTTGCTTTAGGAGAAGAAGAAATTGCACGCCATATTCGTACAGTTGGTCTTTGGCGTGCAAAAGCGCGCAATATTTACGCGCTTTGCAGCTTTTTAATTGATCACTATGGTGGTCAAGTACCTGATAATCGTGAGGCACTTATGGCACTTCCTGGTGTGGGGCGTAAAACAGCTAATGTTGTTTTGAATGTTGCTTTTGGTTGGCCTACATTGGCGGTGGACACGCATATTTTGCGCCTTGGGAACCGTCTTGGTTTAGCGCCCGGCAAAACACCAGAGATTGTCGAAGAAAAGTTGTTAAAGATTATACCGTTCCGGTATCTTCGTTATGCACATCATTGGCTCGTTTTACATGGGCGTTATATTTGTCAAGCGCGTAAAGCACAATGTACGCGGTGCATCATTGCTGATCTCTGTAAAGCAGCAATCAAAACAAATGCAATTCCAGCACCTTTGGTTGAAGTTCAGGGGAATGGAGCTCCAATTTTTTTTTGA
- a CDS encoding BQ00720 family protein, with product MGEHKQNLSLQDMTHSDTGQIAYLKKVCTDDLAKNFPDLPPMTPGITVWALFGETGYPIILSDERSIALAGANEHELQIVTLH from the coding sequence ATGGGAGAGCATAAACAAAACTTGTCGTTGCAAGATATGACCCATTCTGATACGGGGCAGATTGCTTATTTAAAAAAGGTTTGTACAGATGATCTGGCTAAAAATTTTCCAGATCTTCCGCCAATGACCCCTGGTATTACAGTATGGGCTCTGTTTGGTGAAACAGGTTATCCAATCATTTTATCCGATGAGCGCTCTATTGCTCTTGCAGGAGCCAATGAGCATGAGCTACAAATTGTAACTTTGCACTAG